The segment AGCCCAGCTGTTTTTGTATGGCTCATATTTACGCTGAATCAGTAGCACCGAAACACCATCTTGTTTTGAATAACCAAAAACAATGGCATCAACAGCTACTTTTATGACAGATGATTTATTTTGCATACAATCAAAGCAAAATTACATGTATTTAGTGATACCCGGGAGACACCAGTTGATCACACAGTTTCAATTCGAGTATCTATCGTCATTGATCAAAAACGGTCTTTATCATGTAAAAGATGTAGATGGAAAGGAATTGCAAATAAATGAACCGGTTGAAGCAATTATCTTCCCGGTGACTTCTGCTAATCATTCCAATACAAGAAGAAACCCTTTGCCGTTTTATTTACGTGCAATTTCTATTGAAGCAATGGCTGCTGAGTTAAATGTACCCGTTTACATTTATGGTATTGATGATGTTGGCTCCCTTTCCAATTTTGCCAGCTACACACTGAAGCGTATTAAACATGAAAGTGATGGCAAGTTTGATTGCACAGCACAAAACAGTTTGATCATTTGTTCAACTCCTGTTCTAAAATTATATCAATCACTAGGATTTAACATTCTACCCGCTGAGCTGTCGGATGTCACAAACTGGAAGTATCATTCTTTGATGCCTTGGGATATTGTAGAGCAAATTGCTGCATCCGCTAAGTGGGATGAAGATGAATCGATCAAAGCAGCCATGCATCACTCTTCCTACAATGTTTGGAAAAAGTATGGCGTTGGTGAAAAAGTAAAACTTCTGTTTACTGACCACATGATCGGCAGCGATGGGGATTTAACTGAGACCAGGGATTACAATGTATACGTTCGGCAGATGGATGATATTGCTGAATTAAAATATCATGACACTTCTTCCTATGTTCAACCAGGACGTATTGGTGATATTGGTTGTGCGGTTGGCAGCTGGATGAAGCTTGCTTGCAAAGATGAGCGGTTAAGAGAAAGTGATTTTTATGGGATAGAAGTTAGTCGGCATTTATACCAGATCTGTCAGCAGCGAAAAGAAAACGGAGAGTTTCAAAATCCATTTTTGTTCTTTTCGCAAAAGAATGCGGTTACAGGATTAGTGTATGAACAAGGTTCAATGAATACAATTCATACTTCTTCACTTACACATGAAATTGAATCGTATGGAAGTCGGGAGGATTTATTGAAGTTTATCAAAAATAGATATGAAGAACTTGCGCCAGGTGGAGTATGGATTAACAGAGATGTTGTTGGACCAAAAAACAAAGGGCAGGAAATTTATTTGTGGCTGAATGATGGGGATGGCAATAATGCAGATCCATTTATGCAGTTCGGTGATCGAAATGAGTTATCACATTTTTTACAATCACTTTCTACTTATGCAAGATTCCTTCGCTTTGCAAAAGACTTCAGGAAAAAGGAAGGCTATATTGTAAAGTTTGAAGAGGTAACTATTGAAAACAAGCTTTATATCAAAACATCTTTACGTAATGCTTCTGAATTTCTAAGCCGGAAAGATTACACTGATAACTGGGAAAGTGAAATGCACGAAACGTTTTGCTTCTGGGATTTTGAGGAGTGGAAAGCTCAGCTTTCTGCAATTAATTTCACCATTCATTCATCTTCTCATTCTTTCAGAAATGAATGGATCGTCAATAATCGATGGAAAGGAAAAGCCGAATTATACTCGATGACCGAAAATCAATTGGCGCAAGTTGATTACCCTGAAACAACAATGATTTTGATTGGAGTAAAGTAAAGATTCAGCAACTGATTACTTAGCAGTCAATAATCTTACAAACCGATCTTCAATTAGTCGCTTGTAGGCAATTTTAAAATCATCGCTTAAAAAACTGCTTTCAATAAAATCAAGCCACGTATCTTTTACGTTGAGCATTTTATTGAAAATATTCTGTTGCTGTTTGCTTTCCAGTCCTGAATTTGTGAATGCAGCAACAAAATCACTCCGTTTTATTTTACGCTTCTTTCCATTCAGGTTTAATGCCAATTCTTCATCATCTGCTGGATTAACGATTGCAGTTGCTACCATATCATACGCAGGAGACAGTGTATAACCTTTACCTACTTTGCGAATAAGAGAGAAATTTTTCAAATGCATATCTGCATTGCCAGTTAGAAAAGAGAACAATACCTGTTCAAAAAAAATGACAATATCTAATCCCGGATTGACAGAATACTTCTCAATTGCTTTAGCTATTTGCTCATACGACCCACGATATTTATCTTCTGTTAATCGTTCCATAAGCTGGCACATATCTTCCATATGGAGTTTTCTGTCTTTCAACCGATCTATTCGTCTTGTGATATACGCCAACTCTCCCGATTTCAAACGTATGAGTGAATGCGGAACAACTTCTATTTTGGCTACCGTTGCCAAATGCATCGTCAGGTCTTCAACCTCGGGTAGTTGTGGATAGTTGGCTGTTGGGGGTTTTAGAATATAGCCACCCCATAATCCCACGATCGAAAATCTCTTTGGTTCTTTTTTAGTTTTGGTATTTGCGATATCTAATGACAATTTCGGCTGTACACCTGTTACTGTCATTTGACTTTTAATCACTTCTTTTCCCAGTTCCTGCATTTGTTCGGCGGAATAAGGAAGCTCTGGGGGAATAGCTTGACCAAACATTTTCTTACTGCAAGCAGAATGAAAATCTATTTCATCACTTTCTAACGGGAGATAACAGAATAAACAACGTCTCATACTCCTCCCTCCTCTTTCGCAGGATGAACACTTACTGCCCCAATACAATCTTTGCAACATGCCAATAATAAACCCATCCTGTCACGTGGATTCAGTTTCCAATTTTGTTCTGCAATATCTAATAACCAACCCTCCGGAATTAATCCGTCAAAGAAAGGGAACAATACATTGCTATGATAGGGCTCAACCTGTAATGGAAGCGTTAAGCTGACTGGTTCAGCTTTATCTGCTGCTAAGTATCGCTGATCATACGCAAAATGATAACCATCCTCATCTTGCACAAGCCAACCTGCTGTTTGATTGTTGTATTGTATTTCGGCCTTCCGCATTCTTCATGTTTGTTTATGTCAATCTTATATTGAGTAAATTATCCAATCAGGTTTTATTCTCTTACCATTTCGACCGGACCAACTTCGGAGCCAAATAGTTTTAGCACCTGATTCACTTTATCTAATCGAAGCGTTTCTTTGCCTTGTTCCAGATCTCTAATAAATCGTAGACCAACGCCCGCCTTTTCAGCCAATTCGGCTTGAGTTAAATTTGTTTCATCTCTTTTTTGCTTTATAAATGCACTTAATGTCATATTCTATACCCGATTGGGTATAAAAATAGTTAAATTTAATGAAATTATACCTGATCGGGTATAAAAACGAATTTAGCAGCCGGATTATACCCGATTGGGTATAATCCGGCTGCTAAATTTCTGGAATCTTTAAAAATTCCCAAAGCTGTCCTTCAATTTTTCCATCTCCGCTTTCACTTTTGTATTTACAATCTTTGCGTAGAGTTGCGTATGCTTCAATGTGGTGTGCCCGAGCATCTTGCTCACTGCTTCAATTGAAATCCCCTGAGAGAGTGTGATAGTTGTAGCAAAAGTATGTCTGGCAAGGTGCATGAATAGATTACGTTCAATTCCGGCAAGCTTACCAATTATCTTCAGCGAAGCGTTCAATTTTTGATTGGAAGGGACATGCCACAAAAAATCTCTGCAGTCTTCTGTTGTTGAATATTTGAGTAGAATATTTTCTGCGGCTTTCATTAGAGGGATGTAACTCAAAACGGTTGATTTCGTTCGATAGCTTTCAATATGCTTACTTCCATCTGGCTCTACAATAATATTGTTTCGTTTTAATGCTTTAATATCTGCATAGGCCAAACCTGTAAAACAAGCAAGTAAGAAAAGATCACGATTTCTTTCAAGCGATTCCGATAACCCGGTCAGATCTTGCAAGCTCTTGATTTCATCGATGGTTAAATAAACCCTGTTTACCGGTTTACGGGTAAGAGGTAAGTTAATAAAAGGATTGTAGGGGATGACTCGTGCTTTCACAGCTTCCTCAAGTATTGTTTTTAAACAACTCATTAACGCTGATGAAGAGTTATGGCAATTAGCTTTTTCTTTCCTTAAAAAATTCAAGAAGGTTTCCAAGAAGTCCTGGTCAATTCGGCTAACAGGTAGGTTTTCAAGTTTGCGTTCTGTCAGCAGGAACTCCTTAAAGTATCTTGCCGTTCTGCGGTACTTATAAAAAGTGACCTTACTGACATTTACGCCCACTTGCTTTTCCAATTTCACCATCCGATTATCAATGTATTCCATGATGGTAAGCGGAGCTTTTGGTTTGCCCTTGATCTGATCAATGAATTCTTCAATCGAAAACTCGCCCAGAGTCGTTTTCATATTCTGAAAGATTTCATCCACCTTGTTACTGATTCTCATCAGCTCTTTGTTGATGGAATGGGAATCACTTGTATTGTTAGCGACCATTCCAAATTTGGATTGCCAGAACTGGGGGAGAGTTGCCTGACCGGTAAACAGTTCTTTCCTGGTACCGCAATAAACAATGCGCAAAACGATTGGATGCTTGCCGTCGGGTAAACGGTGCGATTTGCGTAATAAAAAACTTTGAGTAAACTCTTTGTACTGTTCGAGACTAAGTGGGGTTTGCATATAACTTGCGTTTAAGATTACAAAGTTTTTCAATGCATAGCATTGAGTGAAACGCATCTTGACGCATAATGCAGTAAAGAAAAATCAACAGTTAAGAAGCAGAAATAAGAACGAAAATTCAGATCTGCTTTTTAAACACTAAAAATGTCGCCGGAAATGTCGCTTTTACGGCTAAAAATGTCTCCGAAATGTCGCCAAAACGGTGCTTTTTAATGCTTAAATATGCTTTTCCTTTAAAGTAAAAAGGCCTGAAAATCAGCATAATGCTTTGATTTTCAGGCCTTTAAGTGGTGTGGGCCGGGATCGAACCGGCGACACAAGGATTTTCAGTCCTTTGCTCTACCGACTGAGCTACCGCACCATTCCTGAAACACATTTACTCCGGTAAGTGGAAGCCTATCCTTTGCTTTTGTGCTTCGGGGCTGCAAATATAGAAGAATGAGCTTTAATATCGAAATCTTTGCCCCATTATTTCAAATTCAATTGTTTCTCACTGATAGCACTGATTTTCACAGAAGTCTTTACCCTTGGGTTTTGGTTCTTGTTCCTTGGATTTTTCTTTCTTGTGCCTTGCCTTTTTCCTTGAACCTTGTGCCTTTTATTTTGGACCTTGCCTCCGGCTTACATTCCATATTCACTCAAAAACTTGATCCGCATAATCTTCAGCTGTTCCCAGTTATAACCACCATCTTCCAGTTCCTGCTGCGCAATTTTCAGATCGCTGGTGCTGCAGGTTTTGAAATAATCAATGATCTCTTCCTGTTCGTATTCATCCAGCCATTCATCAATGGCGTAATCCAAACGGAGTTTTGTGCCACTGGCAGCAATGGTTTCCATTTCTTCCAGCATTTCATCCATGCGCCAGCCTTTGTTCTTGGCGATGGTTTCAAGCGGAATACGTTTGTCAACATTCTGAATGAGATATACTTTATTGCCACTCTTATTCACCACGCTCTTCATCACAAACTCATCGGGCTTTTCTATTTCATTTTCTTCCACATACTTAGCTACCATTTCCACAAAAGGTTTGCCATAACGGATGGATTTCCCTTTACTCACACCCTGGCATTTTTCCAGCTCTTCCAAGGTTGTTGGGTAAAGCGTGGCCATATCAAGCAAAGAGTTTTCGAGGAAGATCACAAACGGTGGCAATCCTTTTTTCTTTGCTTCTTTCTGCCGCAGTTCTTTCAGCATTTCAAACAACTTATCGTCTGATGCCAGGCCGCCGCCACCTGCATCGGCTCCTTCATCATCATCAGCAGTAGCTTCTTCGTATAAATTATTGAGAACAATTTTAAAGCTCTTCGGCTTTTTCAAAAACGCTTCACCTGCCTTGGTGAATTTGAGCAAACCATATTCTTCAATATCTTTTTGAATTAAC is part of the Lacibacter sediminis genome and harbors:
- a CDS encoding class I SAM-dependent methyltransferase is translated as MYLVIPGRHQLITQFQFEYLSSLIKNGLYHVKDVDGKELQINEPVEAIIFPVTSANHSNTRRNPLPFYLRAISIEAMAAELNVPVYIYGIDDVGSLSNFASYTLKRIKHESDGKFDCTAQNSLIICSTPVLKLYQSLGFNILPAELSDVTNWKYHSLMPWDIVEQIAASAKWDEDESIKAAMHHSSYNVWKKYGVGEKVKLLFTDHMIGSDGDLTETRDYNVYVRQMDDIAELKYHDTSSYVQPGRIGDIGCAVGSWMKLACKDERLRESDFYGIEVSRHLYQICQQRKENGEFQNPFLFFSQKNAVTGLVYEQGSMNTIHTSSLTHEIESYGSREDLLKFIKNRYEELAPGGVWINRDVVGPKNKGQEIYLWLNDGDGNNADPFMQFGDRNELSHFLQSLSTYARFLRFAKDFRKKEGYIVKFEEVTIENKLYIKTSLRNASEFLSRKDYTDNWESEMHETFCFWDFEEWKAQLSAINFTIHSSSHSFRNEWIVNNRWKGKAELYSMTENQLAQVDYPETTMILIGVK
- a CDS encoding HipA domain-containing protein; amino-acid sequence: MRRCLFCYLPLESDEIDFHSACSKKMFGQAIPPELPYSAEQMQELGKEVIKSQMTVTGVQPKLSLDIANTKTKKEPKRFSIVGLWGGYILKPPTANYPQLPEVEDLTMHLATVAKIEVVPHSLIRLKSGELAYITRRIDRLKDRKLHMEDMCQLMERLTEDKYRGSYEQIAKAIEKYSVNPGLDIVIFFEQVLFSFLTGNADMHLKNFSLIRKVGKGYTLSPAYDMVATAIVNPADDEELALNLNGKKRKIKRSDFVAAFTNSGLESKQQQNIFNKMLNVKDTWLDFIESSFLSDDFKIAYKRLIEDRFVRLLTAK
- a CDS encoding HipA N-terminal domain-containing protein — protein: MRKAEIQYNNQTAGWLVQDEDGYHFAYDQRYLAADKAEPVSLTLPLQVEPYHSNVLFPFFDGLIPEGWLLDIAEQNWKLNPRDRMGLLLACCKDCIGAVSVHPAKEEGGV
- a CDS encoding helix-turn-helix transcriptional regulator, whose product is MTLSAFIKQKRDETNLTQAELAEKAGVGLRFIRDLEQGKETLRLDKVNQVLKLFGSEVGPVEMVRE
- a CDS encoding site-specific integrase, which produces MQTPLSLEQYKEFTQSFLLRKSHRLPDGKHPIVLRIVYCGTRKELFTGQATLPQFWQSKFGMVANNTSDSHSINKELMRISNKVDEIFQNMKTTLGEFSIEEFIDQIKGKPKAPLTIMEYIDNRMVKLEKQVGVNVSKVTFYKYRRTARYFKEFLLTERKLENLPVSRIDQDFLETFLNFLRKEKANCHNSSSALMSCLKTILEEAVKARVIPYNPFINLPLTRKPVNRVYLTIDEIKSLQDLTGLSESLERNRDLFLLACFTGLAYADIKALKRNNIIVEPDGSKHIESYRTKSTVLSYIPLMKAAENILLKYSTTEDCRDFLWHVPSNQKLNASLKIIGKLAGIERNLFMHLARHTFATTITLSQGISIEAVSKMLGHTTLKHTQLYAKIVNTKVKAEMEKLKDSFGNF